GACCAGAAACTGCCGGCGGCGGCGCAGCCCCATGCGGTCGCCGCGATGGGCCCGGTAGTAGCTCTGGGCGACCGGCGCCCGCCAGTCGACGACCAGCGTCTCGTAGCCGGGGGTCCGGACGTGGTGGCGCCCTATATAGAAGGTCTCCGGCTCCAGCAGGTCAATGCGTCCGAAGACCAGTGCCGACTTGGTGTCCGAAAGGGCCGCTATGCGGGCGTCCTTCCAGCGGTCGAAGACCTCCTGCTCGTAGTCGTTGCGCCCCTGGGGGTTGAGGCCGCGGACCTCCTCGAGCATCACGCCCAGGCTGGAGTAGGCCCGGTCCACGTGGGCCTGCTCGTGCTGAAGCTCTGGGTGGGAGGCGTCGACGGTCATCGCGGGGGCTCCGCCGGGGAGCAGGAATGATAACGCTCGCAGCGCCCCGGGGCGGCCCGACATGCCAAGTTCCGGCATGAAAACTGCCGCGGTGTTCGACGACAACGACATCTCCGCCTAATCCGGCAAGCGACCGGCCGAGCTACGAGCGTCTGGTCGAGGCGATCAAGAACGGCGAGGAAACTTCTCGTGCTACGAGTCCGAGCACAAGGCTGAGCGAATCCGCCGTAAGGCCGAGGATGAGATCAGGTGATTGGCGTAGGAGGTCGCACGCCTCGAGCCAGCGGGAGTCTGTGAGTGCCTGGATTCGCCAGCGCAGGGGCCGCTGTGCTTGCTGCGCGGCTGAAGAGGGGCTGCCCCACTCGGGACGCCTCCAAGGGAGATCCCTATGGTTCCGTCACGCTTCGCGACCGGCGAACGGGCGTTCGGAAAGTCACAGGACAGAAATCCGATGCTCGTACGTATTAATGATTGACCACGTCGGAAGTTCCCGCCCTGGTCACTGCGCCAGCAGGCGCGGGCCAGCAGATAACAGGGGGACTACCGAATGGGGAAGGCTCCAACCCGCACCGACTCCGGCTCGAGGTCTGGCCACTCGCGCTTTGGGCCACTTCTGAACCTGCCGTTGGCCCGTACGGCGCGTTTGGCGGTCATCCTCGGGGTCTTGTGCGGGGTGGGCCTTTTTACGACTCCAATGGCCGGAGCTCGCCTTGCACGGGAATGGGATCCTGCGACGGGCGCACATCGAACCTGGTACGAAACCCTCGATCACGCGGGCAGGGTCCGACAGGTCCATCCGTATCGGCCTTACTCGCGCTACCACTACCGGTTTGACGCTTACGGCAACTACATCGGGCGGAAGTGATGGCTCCGAAGGCACCCTCTCGCGTCGAAATGCGGGAGAAGCTGCGTGATCTGCTCGAAGGGCGGATCTCTCGACGGGACGCATCGTTGTGGGCGCATCAGTGGGTGACCGCGGACGACGCCGGCGTAGAGGACCGGGTGGTATGGGACGCACTCATCCGGCTCGGCTCGGCTGATCTCGGCGGGGAACCTGAGGAGTACCTGTACTTCGAGTCCGACTTCCACGCGTGGCTGGACGAGGTCGAGGATGCCATCGACAGTCCATCCTGACGCACTAAGCCCTTGGCTCCCAGTTCTAGTTGCTCTCGTTTCTACGGGGACGACGTGGGGCCTGGGTCGATGGCCCAGCTCCCATGTCGCGCGTCTACGGCCACGACGTCGACGAGTGGTCGGCGTGGCGCACTACATCTAGGCGAACAACGTCGCCGTAACGTTGGGGACGGCCGCGTGGTCACCTTGACTTCAGGACGGGTCAACCTCGATGACCGAGTATCCCCGAATCCGGACCTTGCCCAAGGCATGTGGGAGGCTCCAGTTCGTGTTTGCGCAACCCCCAATGGCGTCGTCATTCGTCGGCGGCGACATGACAGGCAGCCGGGCGCCCGGCGATACGATCATCAGGGAGGGTTTATGACCATCAGGCGAGTGCTGTGACCGCTCCGCGACTGCCCGGAGGGGTAGTGCACAAGCTCCCACCGGACTTGCGCGGAGCGCTGATCCTGCACGCGACGGCGCTCGGCGCCTGGAAGGCAATCACGCCTCTGGCGCGCAACGAGTTCATCTGCTGGGTTGAGGACGCCAAGCAGGCAACCACCCGGGAGCGCCGCATCCGACGCACCGTGGAGGAGCTGGAGGAAGGCATGCGCCGGCCCTGCTGCTGGCCGGGGTGCAAGCACCGCGAGCGGACCGGGTCCTAGCCGCAGGAGCCGCTCGCCGGGCCCGACGAGGCACCGGGGACAGCAGCCAAGGTTCAGCGGCCCCGCTGGAACGCCGATACCATTCCCATGTCCATGCGGACTCGCCCTCGCATCGCCTTCGTCGCCGTCTCGCTGGTCGCGGGACTGCTGTCCGCCGCAGCCCCGGCCTCCGCGGCCCCCGTCCTGC
The DNA window shown above is from Actinomycetota bacterium and carries:
- a CDS encoding YdeI/OmpD-associated family protein, with product MTAPRLPGGVVHKLPPDLRGALILHATALGAWKAITPLARNEFICWVEDAKQATTRERRIRRTVEELEEGMRRPCCWPGCKHRERTGS